Proteins encoded within one genomic window of Flavobacterium gilvum:
- a CDS encoding methylmalonyl-CoA mutase subunit beta: MDQNLFEDFSPVSTKLWKQKIQFELNGADYNETLIWNSPEEIKVKPFYDREDLSKKLHVTTKASQFRICQNIFVFDLEKSIKKALDSLNRGAESIRFTIPESTIDVAKILEKLPLERIVIYFHFNFLSIDFVKKIDAIAKEKKATIYCILDPIGQLAKEGNWYNTPEKNNFDALNILTKETKSISFISINSGLYQNAGATIVQQIAYSLAHANEYFNRITTINNPIVFQISVGSNYFFEIAKLRAFRILFNIIAKEYNHNLDCHLLVTPTKRNKTIYDYNVNMLRTTTECMGAILGGANAIANLPYDSLYHKDNEFGDRIARNQLLILKNESYFDKVDNPADGSYYIESLTQQLAEKSLILFKNLETNGGFLKQLNEGVIKRKIQESADAEQNLFDSGKETLLGTNKHPNPNDRMKGDLELFPFVKIKPRKTLITPIIEKRLAEKLEQERLSNE, from the coding sequence ATGGACCAAAATTTATTCGAAGATTTCAGCCCGGTTTCTACAAAACTTTGGAAACAAAAAATCCAGTTTGAACTCAACGGAGCCGACTATAATGAAACTTTAATTTGGAATTCACCCGAAGAAATCAAGGTAAAACCTTTTTATGATAGAGAGGATTTGTCCAAAAAACTTCACGTCACCACAAAAGCCTCACAATTCAGAATATGCCAAAACATCTTTGTTTTTGATTTAGAAAAATCAATAAAAAAAGCACTGGATTCGCTCAATCGTGGAGCCGAAAGCATTCGCTTCACTATTCCTGAAAGCACAATTGACGTAGCAAAAATATTGGAAAAACTTCCTTTGGAAAGAATAGTTATTTACTTTCATTTCAATTTTCTTTCAATCGATTTCGTCAAAAAAATTGACGCTATTGCAAAAGAAAAAAAAGCAACAATCTATTGCATTTTAGACCCAATCGGGCAATTGGCTAAAGAAGGAAACTGGTATAATACCCCTGAAAAAAACAATTTTGACGCATTAAATATTCTTACCAAAGAAACCAAATCTATTTCGTTTATAAGCATCAATAGCGGATTATATCAAAATGCTGGAGCCACAATAGTTCAGCAAATCGCTTACAGTCTGGCTCATGCCAATGAATATTTCAACCGAATTACTACTATAAACAATCCTATTGTTTTTCAGATTTCTGTGGGCAGCAATTATTTTTTCGAAATAGCAAAATTGCGCGCATTTCGAATCCTTTTCAATATCATTGCCAAAGAATACAATCATAATTTGGATTGCCATTTACTGGTTACTCCCACAAAACGCAACAAAACTATTTATGATTATAATGTAAACATGTTGCGCACCACTACTGAGTGTATGGGAGCAATTCTTGGCGGAGCCAATGCCATCGCCAATTTACCCTATGATTCTTTGTACCACAAAGACAATGAATTTGGAGACAGAATTGCCAGAAATCAATTGTTGATTCTTAAAAACGAAAGTTACTTCGACAAAGTGGACAACCCGGCCGATGGAAGTTATTATATCGAAAGTCTGACCCAACAATTGGCAGAAAAGTCACTAATTTTATTCAAAAATCTAGAAACCAATGGCGGTTTTCTGAAACAACTAAATGAAGGAGTCATTAAACGAAAAATTCAAGAAAGTGCCGATGCAGAACAAAATCTGTTTGATTCTGGAAAAGAAACGCTTTTGGGAACCAACAAACATCCTAATCCAAACGACAGGATGAAAGGCGACTTAGAATTATTTCCTTTTGTTAAAATAAAACCCAGAAAAACACTGATTACTCCAATAATCGAAAAAAGACTGGCCGAAAAACTAGAACAGGAACGCCTTTCGAACGAATAA
- a CDS encoding FtsB family cell division protein: MKNPFKGKSWYKILSNRYVWVSLSFITWMLFLDNYSYFEHRFLNKQIDELEENASYYQNEIKKDEEKIKQLKNPLQIEKYAREKYFMKKDSEDIYIIEFKGDTVKKEK; encoded by the coding sequence ATGAAAAACCCATTTAAAGGCAAATCCTGGTATAAAATTCTAAGCAACAGATATGTTTGGGTCTCACTATCTTTCATAACTTGGATGCTTTTTTTGGACAACTACTCTTATTTTGAACACCGCTTTTTGAATAAACAAATCGACGAACTTGAGGAAAACGCCAGCTATTATCAAAACGAAATAAAAAAAGATGAGGAAAAAATCAAGCAGTTGAAGAATCCTTTACAAATTGAAAAATATGCCCGCGAAAAATACTTTATGAAAAAAGACAGTGAAGATATTTACATCATCGAATTTAAAGGTGACACTGTTAAAAAAGAAAAGTAA
- the udk gene encoding uridine kinase translates to MLIIGIAGGTGSGKTTVVHQIMNELPEAEVGIIAQDSYYKETHDLSYEDRSKINFDHPRAIDFELLVAHLKELKAGKTINQPVYSFVQHNRTDDIIITHPRKVMIVEGILILTNPELRNLFDIKIFVHADSDERLIRRMKRDIAERGRDMHEVLSRYQSTLKPMHEQFIEPSKAFADIIIPNDKFNTVAIDVVRAVINQRIL, encoded by the coding sequence ATGCTCATTATAGGTATCGCAGGAGGAACGGGATCGGGAAAAACGACCGTAGTGCATCAAATCATGAATGAATTGCCCGAAGCCGAAGTAGGGATTATCGCCCAAGACTCTTATTATAAAGAAACTCACGACCTGAGTTACGAAGACCGGTCCAAAATTAATTTTGACCATCCAAGAGCTATTGATTTTGAATTGCTTGTGGCGCACCTAAAAGAATTAAAAGCAGGAAAGACTATCAATCAACCTGTTTATTCGTTTGTTCAACACAACAGAACCGACGACATCATAATTACACATCCTCGAAAAGTAATGATCGTAGAAGGGATTCTGATACTCACCAATCCCGAATTGAGAAATCTTTTTGACATCAAAATATTTGTTCATGCCGATTCTGACGAACGATTAATTCGACGCATGAAACGAGATATTGCCGAACGCGGAAGAGACATGCATGAAGTACTCAGCCGTTACCAAAGCACCCTGAAACCAATGCATGAGCAATTTATTGAACCCTCAAAAGCCTTTGCCGATATCATAATCCCAAATGACAAATTCAACACTGTAGCTATTGATGTAGTTCGTGCTGTAATTAATCAACGTATTTTATAA
- a CDS encoding DUF2339 domain-containing protein, whose protein sequence is MEIFLLLGVFIFLFVILNTIKQRFDKIEFDIFSLNQKLELLKKTEKPVEKVFEKEIEKIIPPIISTVKEEEQKPIEPVPVEKPIEKIAEKSIFAMDTDSNPKPISPTFEPKEKVIFEPEKTFWENFKEKNPDLEKFIGENLINKIGILILVLGISYFVKYAIDKNWINEPARVGIGILSGALVMGIAHKLRKNYAAFSSVIVAGAIAIFYFTIGIAFHDYHLFNQSFAFGIMVVITAFSALISLSYNRVELAVLSLIGGFAVPFMVSTGEGNYVVLFSYITILNIGILSLAYFKKWNLVNILSYIFTIILYGAWLIKEMHTDKPHYLGGLLFGFGFYFIFILMNIINNIRTKGEFSNTQLTILASNTFLFYGAGMVILNNYHPEFKGLFTTSIALLNLVYAWFLYKKFGLDKKAVYLVIGLTLTFVTLAIPIQFEGNYITLFWAAEAVLLMWLSQKSKVTGYRFGSVIVHFLMLISLLLDWEKFYKGETVLNIILNPIFTTGVFTIVSLFLVIHLLKKETEEITLNGINFDPKQYSKYIYVLATIISYLVGLFEVIYQSNNYLQNINSARAIQAIYHLLFFAALSTYLMKRKTDTNNKGVMIIAVANIILYTICFSNFAFKEHFAIIRLELATPIAFYLHYISLALTFYFGYQLYLLNNEKLIFNYIDKKKILWIAAFLIVYICSSEVMIHGLQILDSPLTAQTIQASPQYTDYKLDLPVLKEIISSEIIQSTRTKIIKTSFPILWGVLAFVFLIIGIKKQVKTIRIIALSLLGLTIVKLFLYDISNISETGKIISFILLGILILIISFVYQKIKILVIDETKPSITDEIQ, encoded by the coding sequence ATGGAAATCTTTCTTTTACTCGGTGTATTCATATTCTTATTTGTCATTCTTAACACTATCAAACAACGATTTGACAAAATTGAATTTGATATTTTTTCATTGAATCAAAAACTAGAACTCCTCAAAAAAACAGAAAAGCCCGTTGAAAAAGTATTTGAGAAAGAAATTGAAAAAATTATTCCTCCAATAATTTCAACAGTTAAAGAGGAAGAACAAAAACCTATAGAACCTGTTCCTGTTGAAAAACCTATCGAGAAAATAGCTGAGAAATCTATTTTCGCAATGGATACCGATTCGAATCCAAAACCTATTTCACCAACATTTGAACCAAAGGAAAAAGTAATTTTTGAACCTGAAAAAACATTTTGGGAAAATTTCAAGGAAAAAAATCCAGACTTGGAAAAATTTATTGGTGAAAACCTCATCAATAAAATTGGAATCTTAATCCTTGTTTTGGGAATTAGCTATTTTGTAAAATACGCTATCGACAAAAATTGGATAAACGAACCTGCCCGGGTAGGAATTGGTATATTATCCGGTGCATTGGTTATGGGAATTGCCCATAAACTCAGAAAAAATTATGCAGCTTTCAGTTCGGTAATTGTTGCCGGAGCCATTGCTATTTTCTACTTCACTATCGGAATTGCTTTTCATGATTATCATTTATTCAATCAATCTTTCGCTTTTGGAATAATGGTTGTCATTACCGCTTTTAGTGCACTCATATCATTATCGTATAATCGTGTCGAACTTGCCGTTCTTTCCCTGATTGGCGGATTTGCAGTTCCCTTTATGGTGAGCACAGGCGAAGGCAATTATGTCGTCTTATTTTCATATATCACCATCCTAAATATCGGAATCTTAAGTCTGGCATACTTTAAAAAATGGAATCTTGTCAATATTCTATCCTACATATTTACAATCATTTTGTATGGTGCATGGCTGATAAAAGAAATGCACACGGACAAACCTCATTATTTAGGCGGATTACTTTTTGGCTTTGGCTTTTATTTCATTTTTATTTTGATGAACATCATCAACAACATCAGAACAAAAGGGGAATTCTCAAATACACAATTGACCATACTGGCCAGTAATACATTTTTATTTTATGGAGCCGGAATGGTCATTTTAAACAATTACCATCCGGAATTCAAGGGATTATTTACAACCAGTATTGCACTACTTAATTTAGTGTACGCTTGGTTTTTATACAAAAAATTCGGATTGGACAAAAAAGCTGTTTATTTAGTCATTGGCCTAACCTTAACCTTTGTAACCCTTGCAATCCCAATTCAGTTTGAAGGGAATTATATCACTTTATTTTGGGCCGCCGAAGCTGTGTTGTTAATGTGGTTGTCTCAAAAATCGAAGGTTACCGGTTATCGATTTGGATCGGTGATTGTCCATTTTCTAATGTTAATCAGCCTTCTTTTAGACTGGGAAAAGTTCTATAAAGGCGAAACGGTTCTAAATATAATTTTGAATCCAATTTTTACAACAGGAGTGTTTACAATTGTTTCTTTATTTTTAGTAATTCATTTACTTAAAAAAGAAACTGAAGAAATAACCTTAAACGGAATCAATTTTGATCCGAAACAATACAGCAAATATATCTATGTCTTGGCAACAATTATTTCTTATTTAGTTGGATTATTTGAAGTCATTTACCAATCCAATAACTATTTGCAGAATATAAATTCTGCACGCGCAATTCAAGCCATTTATCACCTACTCTTTTTCGCGGCACTAAGTACTTATTTGATGAAACGCAAAACGGACACCAACAATAAAGGAGTTATGATAATTGCTGTTGCCAACATCATTTTATACACCATTTGTTTCTCAAACTTTGCTTTCAAAGAACATTTTGCAATTATAAGACTAGAATTAGCAACTCCAATTGCTTTTTATCTACATTATATTTCTCTAGCATTGACATTCTATTTTGGTTATCAGCTCTATTTGTTAAACAATGAAAAACTGATTTTCAATTACATTGACAAGAAAAAAATATTATGGATTGCTGCTTTTCTAATCGTTTACATCTGCAGTTCCGAAGTCATGATTCACGGTTTGCAGATTCTCGATTCTCCCCTAACCGCACAAACTATTCAAGCTAGCCCTCAATATACAGATTACAAATTGGATTTACCTGTTTTGAAAGAAATTATATCTTCAGAAATCATTCAATCAACTAGAACCAAGATAATAAAAACCAGCTTTCCGATTCTTTGGGGAGTTTTGGCGTTTGTTTTTCTTATTATCGGAATAAAAAAACAAGTAAAAACAATCCGAATTATTGCCTTATCATTATTGGGATTGACAATAGTAAAACTATTCCTGTACGACATAAGCAACATTTCCGAAACTGGAAAAATAATATCATTCATACTGTTAGGAATCCTGATTTTGATTATTTCTTTTGTATATCAAAAAATTAAAATTCTGGTTATAGATGAAACAAAACCAAGCATTACCGATGAGATACAATAA
- a CDS encoding DUF4442 domain-containing protein, giving the protein MVITASKLNRFLFFKLPSAYICGVRVKSIDNEKCVVMVKHRWINQNPFNSMYFAVQAMAAEMTTGALVMDKITKSGKKISMLVANNKSSFSKKATGRITFVCQDGHLIDDAIQKTIANGEGQTFWMKSIGTNEEGIQVSEMDFEWSIRLK; this is encoded by the coding sequence ATGGTCATAACAGCATCCAAATTAAACCGATTTCTGTTTTTCAAACTGCCTTCGGCGTATATATGCGGGGTGCGGGTAAAATCTATCGATAATGAAAAATGTGTGGTGATGGTAAAACACCGATGGATTAACCAAAACCCATTTAATTCCATGTATTTTGCTGTTCAGGCGATGGCGGCAGAAATGACAACTGGTGCGTTGGTGATGGATAAAATAACCAAAAGCGGAAAAAAAATTTCGATGCTCGTTGCCAATAATAAATCTAGTTTTTCTAAAAAAGCTACTGGCCGAATCACTTTTGTGTGTCAAGACGGCCACTTAATTGATGATGCAATCCAAAAAACAATTGCCAATGGTGAGGGACAAACGTTTTGGATGAAATCCATTGGAACAAATGAAGAAGGAATCCAAGTTTCTGAAATGGACTTCGAATGGAGTATTCGATTGAAGTAA
- a CDS encoding LexA family transcriptional regulator: MTKIERVRKLCKWLIYDGFAENDKELAEKLGYTKSSFSQILNEKVPLSEKFVEKLCAVNENINKVWIDFEEGELLKTFLSNQLNETTTVYKSKTDTIQERQMVPLYDTQASASMVSLFKDSNGQTPIDHISIPNLPKCDGAIYVSGDSMYPLLKSGDIIMYKRLSASIENIFWGEMYLVSLVNDDGDEFVMVKWVQKSEQGVEYIKLVSENRHHQPKDFHLKNIKGLALIKASIRVNSMY; the protein is encoded by the coding sequence ATGACTAAAATTGAAAGAGTTAGAAAGCTGTGTAAGTGGCTTATTTATGATGGATTTGCGGAAAATGATAAAGAGTTAGCAGAAAAATTAGGCTATACTAAGTCTTCATTTTCGCAAATTTTGAATGAAAAAGTGCCTCTTTCAGAAAAATTCGTCGAAAAATTATGCGCTGTAAATGAAAATATAAACAAAGTTTGGATTGACTTTGAAGAGGGAGAGTTATTAAAGACTTTTTTATCCAATCAATTGAATGAAACCACCACTGTTTATAAATCAAAGACTGATACTATCCAGGAGAGGCAAATGGTACCGCTTTATGATACGCAGGCATCAGCCTCAATGGTGTCATTATTCAAAGACAGCAACGGACAAACGCCAATAGATCATATTTCAATACCTAACTTACCAAAATGCGACGGTGCTATTTACGTGAGTGGTGATTCTATGTACCCATTACTTAAATCGGGCGACATTATTATGTACAAAAGGTTGTCTGCATCAATTGAAAATATATTTTGGGGTGAAATGTACCTTGTGTCACTTGTCAACGATGATGGTGACGAGTTTGTAATGGTTAAGTGGGTTCAAAAGTCTGAACAGGGTGTAGAATACATCAAATTAGTGAGCGAGAATCGTCACCATCAACCAAAGGATTTTCACCTTAAAAATATCAAAGGTTTGGCCTTAATCAAGGCAAGTATTAGGGTTAATTCGATGTATTAA
- a CDS encoding AAA family ATPase → MDQITKKEIIQSLTAYMQEHNLKQADVANKSGVRKEYLSIMLKENSDFMYDAGGGAKGFIPNHHFHSLATLIGYQIEKAYWSLQPTAQTASILAHLEDARNNHSTAVLIGETGCGKSFTSKMFASKNPIDTFIVTAGSSDTLGDLIDKIVSELNIHATGNSKSTKIRQVAIKMKMLKTYGHKPTLIIDESEYLKQAALCAMKELYDNLADYCSLVFIGTDQLVENIEKLKKRNKSGIPQFHRRIKFGLRLLPSIDRSYKLFLADIEDRHLRKFLLNNCGNYGELHDVLVPASREAERLQEPLTLDLVRKVFNLPEGNLLW, encoded by the coding sequence ATGGACCAAATCACCAAAAAAGAAATTATTCAAAGCCTAACGGCTTACATGCAGGAACACAATTTAAAACAGGCAGATGTTGCCAACAAATCAGGAGTACGAAAAGAGTACCTGTCTATCATGCTGAAAGAGAACAGCGATTTTATGTATGATGCAGGAGGTGGTGCCAAAGGTTTTATTCCAAATCACCACTTCCACTCCTTAGCTACCTTAATCGGGTACCAAATTGAGAAAGCCTATTGGAGCTTACAGCCTACCGCACAAACAGCATCTATTTTGGCTCACCTGGAAGACGCAAGAAACAATCATTCAACAGCGGTATTGATAGGTGAAACGGGATGCGGAAAGTCGTTCACTTCCAAAATGTTTGCTTCAAAAAATCCAATCGACACCTTTATCGTCACAGCAGGTTCCAGCGACACACTAGGTGACTTGATTGACAAAATAGTTTCGGAATTGAACATTCACGCGACTGGTAATAGCAAATCAACCAAAATTCGACAAGTCGCCATTAAAATGAAGATGTTAAAAACCTACGGACACAAACCAACGCTTATCATAGATGAAAGTGAGTACCTGAAACAAGCGGCTCTTTGTGCCATGAAAGAACTGTACGACAACTTAGCTGATTATTGCTCTTTGGTTTTTATAGGCACAGATCAGTTGGTCGAAAACATCGAAAAACTCAAAAAACGCAACAAATCAGGCATCCCACAATTTCACCGCCGTATCAAATTTGGGTTGAGATTGTTACCAAGCATCGATAGAAGCTATAAGTTGTTCCTGGCAGACATTGAAGATCGCCATTTAAGAAAGTTCCTTTTGAACAATTGCGGGAATTATGGAGAGTTGCACGATGTCCTTGTTCCGGCATCAAGAGAGGCAGAAAGACTTCAAGAACCGCTCACGCTGGACTTGGTTAGAAAGGTGTTTAACCTTCCTGAAGGTAATTTGTTATGGTAG
- a CDS encoding DUF3164 family protein: MMTEAQSPAVDLTKFSPEQLKAALAKIETKKDKDRESYKALVAETVPKAMFRLCAASEVISNAKTETFQFFENILDLKNQVYGLKEKQQSHTFSTDKEEITIGYRINDGWDDTVTAGIEKVQNYITSLATNDETAALVKIVFNLLKKDAKGNLKGSRVLELQKLTKDFDSEEFTDGVAIIAAAYKPVRSSWFIEASIINEDGTKTNVPLSMSAVGFSGAYKFDFFSEKIHQTDVIE; encoded by the coding sequence ATGATGACAGAAGCACAATCACCAGCAGTAGATTTAACAAAATTCTCACCAGAACAATTAAAAGCAGCCCTGGCGAAAATCGAAACCAAAAAAGATAAAGACCGAGAATCATATAAGGCGTTAGTTGCCGAAACGGTACCAAAAGCAATGTTCAGACTTTGTGCCGCCTCCGAGGTAATAAGCAATGCAAAAACCGAGACGTTTCAATTCTTTGAAAACATCTTAGACCTAAAAAATCAAGTGTACGGATTGAAAGAAAAACAGCAATCACACACGTTTTCAACAGACAAAGAAGAGATCACAATCGGGTACCGCATCAATGACGGTTGGGATGATACCGTAACCGCAGGAATTGAGAAAGTGCAAAACTACATCACCTCACTTGCCACCAATGATGAAACGGCAGCACTGGTAAAAATAGTTTTCAACCTATTAAAGAAAGATGCCAAAGGAAATCTGAAAGGCTCACGAGTTTTGGAGCTTCAAAAGCTAACAAAAGATTTCGACAGTGAAGAGTTTACAGATGGTGTGGCAATAATAGCTGCCGCATACAAACCGGTTCGCTCTTCATGGTTTATCGAAGCCAGCATCATCAACGAAGACGGTACCAAAACCAACGTGCCGTTGTCTATGTCTGCCGTTGGATTCTCAGGAGCCTATAAGTTTGATTTTTTCAGCGAAAAAATTCACCAGACCGATGTTATCGAGTAG
- a CDS encoding DUF4406 domain-containing protein — MSIKKIYIAGKVTGLPPQEVKDKFSTAQATIEKLGFEAVNPIEVVKDFDIPWDVAMRKCIKALADCDAILVLDDWNDSKVAKIEIRLAIVLELEIFYNKPDFMPVVDPNNKHYFII, encoded by the coding sequence ATGAGTATAAAAAAAATCTACATCGCCGGCAAAGTAACCGGACTACCCCCACAAGAAGTAAAAGACAAATTTTCTACTGCACAAGCAACAATCGAAAAATTAGGCTTCGAAGCTGTTAATCCCATCGAAGTGGTTAAAGATTTCGACATTCCTTGGGACGTAGCCATGAGAAAGTGTATTAAAGCTTTGGCTGATTGTGATGCCATTTTGGTTCTCGATGATTGGAATGATAGCAAAGTGGCAAAAATTGAAATACGACTGGCTATCGTTTTGGAACTTGAAATTTTTTATAACAAACCCGATTTTATGCCGGTTGTTGACCCGAACAACAAACATTACTTCATTATATAA
- a CDS encoding phage minor head protein — protein MYSDTCNCCSLLPDLADNGENWDDIYTEIARQLLEGEDLDTDSVYRKTAAELVEAMNKGFGGTVFDDNDSRKALQTKFTQNIEHFSYAKTLTQFHLFKDHLFNDKGQIQSFAAVKKAVADTGEVFNNNYLRAEHQFVTQSAIMAHKWDTLNSEYLEFSTVGDSLVRPEHKLFDKFTAPKTDKIWLRLYTPLDWGCRCTVIPGKATNVSKEYNSDWANKMVDPLVKGTIFDNNVALTGVIFNDKHPYFKISDKKTAGIKKPSKENVIDLNNHIKGEFPTNKEIKNILMEYARISPSDFRNGLDDVKFLKSKSYMMQHSMSYSPYTGDWVGGSKITLSSYEFSSIKFNPLEEFRAGLAAIKKGSKMTFNQEYSFESLWHEILHAKTKTKPSRLSQIGTKNMETINQFCARHTYPDFIKKLGGEAIHQKDILDNGYGYKSWITEFRQGLKNRNIDEFKAAKDLMPFLMTDYSSIGSKVVEYYKENAK, from the coding sequence TTGTATAGCGACACTTGCAATTGTTGTTCGTTATTGCCTGACTTAGCCGATAATGGCGAAAACTGGGACGATATTTACACCGAAATAGCAAGGCAGTTACTAGAAGGCGAAGACCTGGACACGGACTCTGTTTACAGAAAAACGGCAGCGGAATTGGTCGAGGCTATGAACAAAGGTTTTGGCGGAACCGTGTTTGATGACAATGACAGCCGAAAAGCATTACAAACGAAATTCACTCAAAATATTGAGCATTTTAGTTATGCCAAAACACTAACACAATTTCATTTGTTCAAGGATCACTTGTTTAATGATAAAGGGCAAATTCAAAGCTTTGCTGCTGTCAAAAAAGCCGTAGCAGACACAGGCGAAGTTTTCAATAACAACTACTTGCGTGCCGAACATCAATTCGTTACACAGTCGGCTATTATGGCCCACAAGTGGGATACTTTGAACTCTGAATATTTGGAATTTTCAACGGTTGGTGATAGTCTAGTCCGTCCAGAACACAAACTATTTGACAAGTTTACAGCACCAAAAACCGATAAAATTTGGCTGAGATTATACACGCCTCTTGATTGGGGTTGTCGTTGTACTGTTATTCCTGGCAAAGCCACGAATGTGAGCAAAGAGTACAATAGTGACTGGGCTAACAAAATGGTTGATCCATTGGTTAAAGGAACTATTTTTGATAATAATGTGGCTCTGACAGGGGTTATTTTCAATGACAAACACCCATATTTTAAAATTAGCGACAAGAAAACGGCTGGTATTAAAAAACCGTCAAAGGAGAATGTTATTGACCTGAACAACCATATAAAAGGAGAGTTCCCAACGAACAAAGAGATCAAAAACATATTAATGGAATATGCTAGGATTTCACCTAGTGACTTCCGTAACGGTTTGGATGATGTCAAGTTTTTAAAATCAAAGTCTTATATGATGCAACACTCCATGTCGTACAGCCCATATACTGGCGATTGGGTGGGAGGTTCTAAAATAACACTAAGCTCCTATGAGTTTTCAAGTATAAAATTCAACCCACTGGAAGAGTTTAGAGCTGGATTGGCTGCGATCAAGAAAGGTTCAAAAATGACCTTTAACCAGGAATACTCATTTGAGAGTTTGTGGCATGAGATTTTACACGCCAAGACGAAAACAAAGCCTAGTAGGTTGTCGCAGATTGGCACTAAAAACATGGAGACAATCAACCAGTTTTGCGCTCGTCATACTTACCCAGATTTTATAAAGAAACTAGGTGGTGAAGCCATACACCAAAAAGACATTTTAGATAATGGCTACGGTTATAAAAGTTGGATAACTGAGTTTAGGCAAGGTCTGAAAAATCGAAATATCGATGAGTTTAAGGCTGCCAAAGATTTGATGCCGTTCTTAATGACCGATTATAGCTCAATTGGTAGTAAAGTAGTGGAATATTATAAAGAGAATGCTAAATAG